A region of Vespula vulgaris chromosome 1, iyVesVulg1.1, whole genome shotgun sequence DNA encodes the following proteins:
- the LOC127066476 gene encoding cytosolic 10-formyltetrahydrofolate dehydrogenase isoform X2 — protein sequence MLTFANLRFWRTFVNIATMPQLKVAIIGQSLFAAEVYKLLRQNGHQITGIFTIPDKGNREDPLAIAAKADNTPVFKIKSWRNKGVTLPEVLNIYKSIDVDLNVLPFCSQFIPMEVINHPRHRSICYHPSLLPRHRGASSINWTLIEGDEKAGFSIFWADDGLDTGPILLQRSCKVESNDTLDTLYNNYLYPEGIKAMVEAVDLVAKGTAPVIPQPNKGATYDPLLNKKELQKIDWSKPAKGIHDFIRGLDSTPGAWTLISNEEVRLYGSTLWNGTLPKFESEIDVDNRTGKIHDGGLLIEAVDGNFVNVERIKIGSRTIHASKYGKSQENNTVELTNEELKSKDVIQRIWQDILKIDIVDDTDFFASGAGSMDVVRLVEEIKDSLGVTLQNIDVFMAPIFVQFLGTVILAARGNAAAKDIKYDAVEIRANNMDLKFPRQLFINGEFVNGHDKPIDTINPHDESVICSVESASVEDIDRAVKAAKKAFEEGEWSKISARERGALLFKLADLMEEHKEELATIETLDSGAVYTLALKTHVGMSIETWRYFAGWCDKIQGSTIPISHARPNRNLTFTRKEPIGVCGLVTPWNYPLMMLSWKMAACLAAGNTVVMKPAQASPLTALKFAELSAQAGIPPGVINIVPGNGSVTGNAVVNHPLIRKLGFTGSTEIGKTIMRSCAESNLKKVSLELGGKSPLVIFEDADLQQAVKIGMSSVFFNKGENCIAAGRIFVEETIHDEFVKRIIEETKKISVGNPLDRSTAHGPQNHKNHLDKLLEYVKYGIDEGAKLIYGGKRLNRPGWYFEPTIFTDVEDHMYIAKEESFGPVMVISKFNSKNMDDIIRRANNTEYGLASGVLTKDIARALRFAERIEAGTVFINTYNKTDVAAPFGGFKMSGFGKDLGQEALNEYLKTKTVTIEY from the exons ATGTTAACCTTCGCAAATCTTCGTTTTTGGCGTACATTCGTAAATATC gCGACAATGCCACAACTGAAGGTAGCGATTATCGGTCAGAGCTTGTTCGCAGCCGAagtttacaaattattaagaCAAAATGGTCATCAAATTACCGGAATCTTTACGATACCTGACAAAGGAAATCGAGAGGATCCATTAG CAATAGCTGCCAAGGCTGATAATACACctgtttttaaaataaaatcctgGAGAAATAAAGGTGTAACCCTACCCGAAGTactcaatatatataaaagtatcgaTGTTGACCTAAACGTACTTCCTTTCTGCAGTCAGTTCATACCGATGGAAGTTATCAATCATCCTCGTCATCGTAGCATATGTTATCATCCATCATTATTACCTAGACACCGAGGAGCGAGTTCTATCAATTG GACTCTCATCGAAGGTGACGAGAAAGCAggattttcaatattttggGCAGACGATGGTCTCGACACAGGACCGATATTGCTTCAAAGATCTTGTAAAGTTGAATCAAACGATACGTTGGATactttgtataataattatttgtatccTGAAGGTATCAAAGCTATGGTCGAGGCCGTAGATCTAGTAGCGAAAGGCACTGCCCCTGTGATACCGCAACCAAATAAAGGTGCAACTTACGATCCCTtgttaaataagaaagaactTCAAAAGATCGATTGGTCGAAACCGGCGAAAGGAATTCACGATTTTATTCGTGGCCTTGATAGTACACCAGGTGCTTGGACTCTCATTAGCAACGAAGAAGTACGTTTGTACGGTTCGACCCTCTGGAATGGAACTTTACCGAAATTTGAAAGTGAAATCGATGTTGATAATCGAACGGGAAAAATTCATGATGGTGGTCTTTTGATCGAGGCAGTCGATGGTAATTTCGTTAACGTCGAAAGGATCAAGATCGGTTCTAGGACCATTCACGCTAGTAAATATGGTAAAAGTCAAGAAAACAATACGGTGGAATTGACCAATGAAGAATTGAAGAGTAAAGATGTCATACAGCGAATTTGGCAAGACATACTTAAGATAGACATCGTGGATGATACAGATTTTTTTGCCTCTG GTGCTGGAAGTATGGACGTTGTTAGATTAGTCGAAGAGATCAAAGACAGTTTAGGGGTGACTTTGCAAAATATCGATGTTTTTATGGCGCCCATTTTCGTGCAATTCCTAGGGACTGTTATTTTGGCTGCACGTGGTAATGCAGCAGCTAAAGATATCAAATATGATGCCGTGGAAATACGAGCTAACAACATGGACTTGAAATTCCCAAGACAGCTTTTCATAAATGGAGAATTTGTTAATGGACATGATAAACCGATCGATACGATTAATCCACACGACGAGAGCGTTATTTGTAGCGTAGAGAGTGCATCGGTAGAAGATATTGATCGTGCTGTGAAAGCTGCAAAGAAAGCTTTTGAGGAAGGTGAATGGAGTAAGATCAGTGCTAGGGAACGTGGagcattattatttaa ATTGGCTGATTTGATGGAAGAACATAAGGAAGAATTAGCAACCATCGAAACGTTAGATTCTGGTGCAGTATATACCTTAGCTTTGAAGACACACGTAGGCATGTCCATCGAAACTTGGAGATATTTTGCTGGGTGGTGTGATAAGATACAAGGCTCGACTATACCTATTTCGCATGCCAGACCGAATAGAAATCTGACGTTTACGCGAAAGGAACCGATAGGTGTTTGTGGACTGGTAACGCCATGGAACTATCCTTTGATGATGCTTTCGTGGAAAATGGCAGCTTGTTTGGCAGCTGGTAATACGGTCGTGATGAAACCAGCTCAAGCTTCACCATTGACAGCGTTGAAATTTGCTGAACTTAGTGCACAAGCTGGTATTCCTCCTGGTGTTATAAACATCGTTCCAGGCAACGGCTCTGTAACTGGTAATGCAGTAGTCAATCATCCACTTATCAGAAAGCTTGGTTTCACTGGCTCCACGGAAATTGGCAAGACGATTATGAGATCATGTGCTGAAAGTAATTTGAAGAAGGTCTCATTAGAACTAGGTGGTAAAAGTCCTTTAGTTATATTTGAGGATGCTGATCTTCAACAGGCTGTGAAGATAGGAATGAGTAGTGTATTTTTTAACAAGGGTGAAAATTGTATTGCCGCTG GCCGTATTTTCGTCGAAGAAACTATTCACGATGAGTTCGTCAAAAGaataatcgaagaaacgaaaaagatttcCGTAGGTAATCCTTTGGATCGAAGTACAGCTCACGGACCgcaaaatcataaaaatcatCTTGACAAGCTTTTGGAATATGTCAAATATGGAATTGACGAAGGTGCTAAGTTGATTTATGGTGGTAAACGTTTAAATCGTCCGGGATGGTATTTCGAACCGACGATCTTTACCGATGTTGAAGATCACATGTACATAGCTAAGGAAGAATCTTTTGGTCCAGTCATGGTGATCTCAAAGTTTAATTCTAAGAATATGGATGATATTATAAGAAGGGCAAACAATACCGAATATGGTTTAGCATCTGGAGTACTCACTAAAGATATTGCTAGAGCCTTGAGATTTGCAGAAAGGATTGAAGCTGGTACTGTATTCataaatacttataataaAACAGATGTGGCAGCACCTTTCGGTGGTTTCAAAATGTCAGGATTTGGAAAGGATCTTGGACAGGAAGCACTCAACGAATATCTTAAAACTAAAACCGTAACGATCGAGTATTAG
- the LOC127066476 gene encoding cytosolic 10-formyltetrahydrofolate dehydrogenase isoform X1, with protein MPQLKVAIIGQSLFAAEVYKLLRQNGHQITGIFTIPDKGNREDPLAIAAKADNTPVFKIKSWRNKGVTLPEVLNIYKSIDVDLNVLPFCSQFIPMEVINHPRHRSICYHPSLLPRHRGASSINWTLIEGDEKAGFSIFWADDGLDTGPILLQRSCKVESNDTLDTLYNNYLYPEGIKAMVEAVDLVAKGTAPVIPQPNKGATYDPLLNKKELQKIDWSKPAKGIHDFIRGLDSTPGAWTLISNEEVRLYGSTLWNGTLPKFESEIDVDNRTGKIHDGGLLIEAVDGNFVNVERIKIGSRTIHASKYGKSQENNTVELTNEELKSKDVIQRIWQDILKIDIVDDTDFFASGAGSMDVVRLVEEIKDSLGVTLQNIDVFMAPIFVQFLGTVILAARGNAAAKDIKYDAVEIRANNMDLKFPRQLFINGEFVNGHDKPIDTINPHDESVICSVESASVEDIDRAVKAAKKAFEEGEWSKISARERGALLFKLADLMEEHKEELATIETLDSGAVYTLALKTHVGMSIETWRYFAGWCDKIQGSTIPISHARPNRNLTFTRKEPIGVCGLVTPWNYPLMMLSWKMAACLAAGNTVVMKPAQASPLTALKFAELSAQAGIPPGVINIVPGNGSVTGNAVVNHPLIRKLGFTGSTEIGKTIMRSCAESNLKKVSLELGGKSPLVIFEDADLQQAVKIGMSSVFFNKGENCIAAGRIFVEETIHDEFVKRIIEETKKISVGNPLDRSTAHGPQNHKNHLDKLLEYVKYGIDEGAKLIYGGKRLNRPGWYFEPTIFTDVEDHMYIAKEESFGPVMVISKFNSKNMDDIIRRANNTEYGLASGVLTKDIARALRFAERIEAGTVFINTYNKTDVAAPFGGFKMSGFGKDLGQEALNEYLKTKTVTIEY; from the exons ATGCCACAACTGAAGGTAGCGATTATCGGTCAGAGCTTGTTCGCAGCCGAagtttacaaattattaagaCAAAATGGTCATCAAATTACCGGAATCTTTACGATACCTGACAAAGGAAATCGAGAGGATCCATTAG CAATAGCTGCCAAGGCTGATAATACACctgtttttaaaataaaatcctgGAGAAATAAAGGTGTAACCCTACCCGAAGTactcaatatatataaaagtatcgaTGTTGACCTAAACGTACTTCCTTTCTGCAGTCAGTTCATACCGATGGAAGTTATCAATCATCCTCGTCATCGTAGCATATGTTATCATCCATCATTATTACCTAGACACCGAGGAGCGAGTTCTATCAATTG GACTCTCATCGAAGGTGACGAGAAAGCAggattttcaatattttggGCAGACGATGGTCTCGACACAGGACCGATATTGCTTCAAAGATCTTGTAAAGTTGAATCAAACGATACGTTGGATactttgtataataattatttgtatccTGAAGGTATCAAAGCTATGGTCGAGGCCGTAGATCTAGTAGCGAAAGGCACTGCCCCTGTGATACCGCAACCAAATAAAGGTGCAACTTACGATCCCTtgttaaataagaaagaactTCAAAAGATCGATTGGTCGAAACCGGCGAAAGGAATTCACGATTTTATTCGTGGCCTTGATAGTACACCAGGTGCTTGGACTCTCATTAGCAACGAAGAAGTACGTTTGTACGGTTCGACCCTCTGGAATGGAACTTTACCGAAATTTGAAAGTGAAATCGATGTTGATAATCGAACGGGAAAAATTCATGATGGTGGTCTTTTGATCGAGGCAGTCGATGGTAATTTCGTTAACGTCGAAAGGATCAAGATCGGTTCTAGGACCATTCACGCTAGTAAATATGGTAAAAGTCAAGAAAACAATACGGTGGAATTGACCAATGAAGAATTGAAGAGTAAAGATGTCATACAGCGAATTTGGCAAGACATACTTAAGATAGACATCGTGGATGATACAGATTTTTTTGCCTCTG GTGCTGGAAGTATGGACGTTGTTAGATTAGTCGAAGAGATCAAAGACAGTTTAGGGGTGACTTTGCAAAATATCGATGTTTTTATGGCGCCCATTTTCGTGCAATTCCTAGGGACTGTTATTTTGGCTGCACGTGGTAATGCAGCAGCTAAAGATATCAAATATGATGCCGTGGAAATACGAGCTAACAACATGGACTTGAAATTCCCAAGACAGCTTTTCATAAATGGAGAATTTGTTAATGGACATGATAAACCGATCGATACGATTAATCCACACGACGAGAGCGTTATTTGTAGCGTAGAGAGTGCATCGGTAGAAGATATTGATCGTGCTGTGAAAGCTGCAAAGAAAGCTTTTGAGGAAGGTGAATGGAGTAAGATCAGTGCTAGGGAACGTGGagcattattatttaa ATTGGCTGATTTGATGGAAGAACATAAGGAAGAATTAGCAACCATCGAAACGTTAGATTCTGGTGCAGTATATACCTTAGCTTTGAAGACACACGTAGGCATGTCCATCGAAACTTGGAGATATTTTGCTGGGTGGTGTGATAAGATACAAGGCTCGACTATACCTATTTCGCATGCCAGACCGAATAGAAATCTGACGTTTACGCGAAAGGAACCGATAGGTGTTTGTGGACTGGTAACGCCATGGAACTATCCTTTGATGATGCTTTCGTGGAAAATGGCAGCTTGTTTGGCAGCTGGTAATACGGTCGTGATGAAACCAGCTCAAGCTTCACCATTGACAGCGTTGAAATTTGCTGAACTTAGTGCACAAGCTGGTATTCCTCCTGGTGTTATAAACATCGTTCCAGGCAACGGCTCTGTAACTGGTAATGCAGTAGTCAATCATCCACTTATCAGAAAGCTTGGTTTCACTGGCTCCACGGAAATTGGCAAGACGATTATGAGATCATGTGCTGAAAGTAATTTGAAGAAGGTCTCATTAGAACTAGGTGGTAAAAGTCCTTTAGTTATATTTGAGGATGCTGATCTTCAACAGGCTGTGAAGATAGGAATGAGTAGTGTATTTTTTAACAAGGGTGAAAATTGTATTGCCGCTG GCCGTATTTTCGTCGAAGAAACTATTCACGATGAGTTCGTCAAAAGaataatcgaagaaacgaaaaagatttcCGTAGGTAATCCTTTGGATCGAAGTACAGCTCACGGACCgcaaaatcataaaaatcatCTTGACAAGCTTTTGGAATATGTCAAATATGGAATTGACGAAGGTGCTAAGTTGATTTATGGTGGTAAACGTTTAAATCGTCCGGGATGGTATTTCGAACCGACGATCTTTACCGATGTTGAAGATCACATGTACATAGCTAAGGAAGAATCTTTTGGTCCAGTCATGGTGATCTCAAAGTTTAATTCTAAGAATATGGATGATATTATAAGAAGGGCAAACAATACCGAATATGGTTTAGCATCTGGAGTACTCACTAAAGATATTGCTAGAGCCTTGAGATTTGCAGAAAGGATTGAAGCTGGTACTGTATTCataaatacttataataaAACAGATGTGGCAGCACCTTTCGGTGGTTTCAAAATGTCAGGATTTGGAAAGGATCTTGGACAGGAAGCACTCAACGAATATCTTAAAACTAAAACCGTAACGATCGAGTATTAG